One genomic window of Cystobacter fuscus DSM 2262 includes the following:
- a CDS encoding NmrA family NAD(P)-binding protein: MAQNRFPTVLVIGSSGTVGQHLLKELEGTSVNVRIASRKQDVVERLRAEGKESVLLDLDDPRTFGLALANVDRVFLLTGYTVAMLTQSKTLVDAARKAGVSHIVHVGVFAEWDCTDPHFVWHQMIEKYIESSGIAWTHLHPNMFMEALSGLFLPKNFTYTTFFEDRRIGYIAASDIAAVAAKILVDGPGRHAGQNYWLSTESLNGNEIAKLLSEVTGLEIKCEMKGVNDFSRMIESPGFSGEAWYAKGGVEFVRQILDGRMAYMATVQDDVPYILGRPAKTVREWMLENKQTLTHAARTS, translated from the coding sequence ATGGCTCAAAATAGGTTTCCCACCGTCCTCGTTATCGGTTCGAGCGGAACCGTTGGACAGCACCTTCTCAAGGAGCTTGAAGGTACATCCGTCAATGTACGGATTGCTTCCCGAAAGCAAGATGTTGTGGAGAGACTCCGCGCTGAAGGCAAAGAGTCCGTACTTTTAGATCTAGACGATCCCCGGACTTTTGGACTCGCACTGGCGAATGTCGACCGCGTCTTTCTTTTGACCGGTTATACGGTTGCGATGCTCACCCAAAGTAAAACTCTAGTCGATGCGGCCAGAAAAGCAGGCGTGAGCCATATCGTGCACGTCGGAGTCTTTGCGGAATGGGACTGTACGGATCCGCATTTCGTATGGCACCAGATGATTGAGAAATACATTGAGAGCAGTGGCATTGCGTGGACGCATCTTCATCCGAACATGTTCATGGAAGCCCTTTCGGGGCTCTTTCTTCCGAAGAATTTTACGTACACAACTTTTTTTGAAGACAGAAGGATCGGATACATTGCCGCGTCAGATATTGCTGCCGTTGCAGCGAAGATCCTCGTCGATGGTCCGGGCCGCCACGCGGGACAGAATTACTGGTTGAGCACCGAAAGTCTGAACGGAAACGAAATAGCCAAGCTCTTGAGTGAAGTGACCGGCCTGGAAATCAAATGCGAGATGAAGGGAGTCAATGACTTCAGCCGGATGATTGAGTCGCCAGGTTTTTCAGGTGAGGCCTGGTACGCAAAAGGGGGCGTTGAGTTCGTAAGGCAGATCCTTGATGGAAGAATGGCCTATATGGCGACCGTTCAAGATGACGTCCCCTATATTCTCGGCAGACCCGCAAAAACAGTCCGGGAATGGATGCTGGAGAACAAACAGACGCTCACGCACGCAGCTCGCACGTCCTGA
- a CDS encoding cytochrome P450 family protein codes for MQAALITNPRFLVEPFAELERLRAAGPLHHIEEPTGLRFWLVTRFAEASQLLKDRRIVVHRPGGQRISAVTLSPDVDRMIGRSMLASDPPDHSRLRSLVSKAFTPRFVEELRPRIQRLVDELIDAAEPRGRMDLINDFAFTLPIVVIADMMGLPAQDRHRVRLWSEAITESMSTQYEENPARDAKARDFVDYMRALIDEKRRSPGEDLVSKLTQAEEGGSRLDEHEFLSMIGLLIFAGHETTANLIGNGMLALLTQPEALARLQREPALIPSAIEEFLRMFGPVTVAPRFAAEDIAVAGETIRQGDMVIISLASADRDERQFSHAQTLDVTRESARHLAFGQGIHFCLGAQLARIEADVAFTTLLRRLPGLRLDAPLEAVQWRANMILRGLQRLPVAF; via the coding sequence TTGCAAGCCGCCCTCATCACCAACCCACGCTTCCTCGTGGAGCCGTTCGCCGAACTCGAGCGGCTGCGCGCCGCTGGCCCCCTGCATCACATCGAGGAGCCCACCGGCCTGCGCTTCTGGCTGGTGACGCGCTTCGCCGAGGCCTCCCAGCTCCTCAAGGACCGGCGCATCGTCGTGCACCGCCCCGGCGGTCAACGCATCAGCGCCGTCACCCTCTCGCCCGACGTCGATCGCATGATCGGCCGCTCGATGCTGGCCTCGGATCCGCCGGATCACTCGCGCCTGCGGAGCCTGGTGTCCAAGGCGTTCACGCCCCGCTTCGTCGAGGAGCTGCGCCCCCGCATCCAGCGGCTCGTCGACGAGCTGATCGACGCGGCCGAGCCCCGCGGCCGGATGGATCTCATCAACGACTTCGCCTTCACCCTGCCCATCGTCGTCATCGCCGACATGATGGGCCTGCCCGCCCAGGACCGCCACCGGGTGCGCTTGTGGTCGGAGGCCATCACGGAGTCCATGAGCACCCAGTACGAGGAGAACCCGGCACGGGACGCGAAGGCGCGCGACTTCGTGGACTACATGCGGGCGCTCATCGACGAGAAGCGCCGCTCGCCCGGTGAGGACCTCGTCAGCAAGCTCACCCAGGCCGAGGAGGGAGGCTCGCGGCTCGACGAGCACGAGTTCCTGTCGATGATTGGCTTGCTCATCTTCGCCGGGCACGAGACGACGGCCAACCTCATCGGCAATGGGATGCTCGCCCTGCTCACCCAGCCCGAGGCGCTCGCCCGGCTGCAACGCGAGCCCGCGCTCATCCCCTCGGCCATCGAGGAGTTCCTGCGCATGTTCGGCCCCGTCACCGTGGCGCCCCGCTTCGCCGCCGAGGACATCGCGGTGGCGGGAGAGACGATCCGCCAGGGGGACATGGTGATCATCTCCCTGGCCTCGGCCGACCGGGACGAGCGGCAGTTCTCCCACGCCCAGACGCTCGACGTGACGCGCGAGAGCGCCCGGCACCTGGCCTTCGGACAGGGCATCCACTTCTGCCTGGGCGCGCAGCTGGCCCGCATCGAGGCCGATGTGGCCTTCACCACCCTGCTGCGGCGGCTGCCCGGACTGCGCCTGGACGCCCCGCTCGAGGCCGTGCAGTGGCGGGCCAACATGATCCTCCGGGGCCTGCAACGGCTCCCCGTCGCCTTCTGA
- a CDS encoding glycosyltransferase yields the protein MASTNDVSRRPATFLLASSGAPGHLLRVLDLAQQLTARGNRVLFKAKASLAADVKAVGAEHLPHERMLDVQDIGDLAQLTSLPPWMPSIPFGITMFRSIGQANNVQLARELEPVLKREKVDCVVHDIFEMGAAWAAERAGIPWASAGNMGTVLTEDELPLLFSAMPSMKPFFRFPALTHLLMGQLMPLNEARAQLGLSPYRGRPAHLVQAAASPKLHIIMGHRGLAGDIALRDNQLFVGSTTANISTSRKEAPHVEPGTVIVSTTTTHADNGLFRRVLEAVSPMNVPVLATAAGAQDIPSGLGSHIRIERYVPHDEVFPKARALITHGGWGAVGRALYTGLPMLVIPLVGDQTLNASLVERAGLGRYLPLEKATPERIRSELQALLADESLRARARKVASEIQQLKSGQVAARALEKLAFEGNVDVKSISAAA from the coding sequence ATGGCATCCACGAATGATGTTTCCCGGAGACCCGCGACCTTCCTGCTGGCGAGCTCGGGGGCGCCGGGGCATCTGCTTCGCGTCCTGGACCTCGCGCAGCAGCTCACCGCTCGGGGCAACCGGGTGCTGTTCAAGGCGAAGGCGAGCCTGGCGGCCGATGTGAAGGCCGTCGGCGCGGAGCACCTGCCGCATGAGCGGATGCTCGACGTCCAGGACATTGGCGATCTCGCCCAGCTCACGAGTCTGCCGCCCTGGATGCCGTCGATCCCCTTCGGCATCACGATGTTCCGGAGCATCGGCCAGGCGAACAACGTCCAGCTCGCGCGAGAGCTGGAGCCTGTCTTGAAGCGCGAGAAGGTGGACTGCGTGGTCCACGACATCTTCGAGATGGGCGCGGCCTGGGCCGCCGAGCGCGCCGGCATTCCCTGGGCGAGCGCCGGGAACATGGGCACGGTTCTCACGGAGGATGAGCTGCCGTTGCTCTTCAGCGCGATGCCATCCATGAAGCCCTTCTTCCGGTTCCCCGCGCTGACGCACCTGCTGATGGGCCAGCTGATGCCGTTGAACGAGGCGAGGGCCCAGCTCGGTCTGTCCCCCTATCGTGGCCGCCCGGCGCACCTCGTCCAGGCCGCGGCCTCGCCCAAGCTCCACATCATCATGGGCCACCGGGGACTCGCCGGGGACATTGCGCTGCGCGACAACCAGCTCTTCGTCGGGTCGACGACCGCCAACATCTCCACGAGCCGCAAGGAAGCGCCGCACGTCGAGCCCGGGACCGTGATCGTCAGCACGACGACGACCCATGCGGACAATGGCTTGTTCCGGCGCGTGTTGGAGGCGGTCTCGCCCATGAACGTCCCCGTGCTCGCCACGGCCGCGGGGGCCCAGGACATCCCCTCCGGGCTCGGCTCCCACATCCGTATCGAGCGCTACGTTCCCCACGACGAGGTGTTCCCCAAGGCCCGGGCGTTGATCACCCACGGGGGTTGGGGCGCGGTGGGTCGCGCCCTGTACACGGGTCTGCCCATGCTGGTCATCCCCCTCGTTGGAGACCAGACCCTCAACGCGTCGCTGGTCGAGCGCGCGGGGCTCGGGCGCTACCTGCCCCTGGAGAAGGCGACCCCCGAGCGGATCCGCTCCGAGTTGCAGGCGCTCCTGGCCGACGAGTCGCTGCGGGCCCGCGCCCGGAAGGTCGCCTCGGAGATTCAGCAGCTCAAGAGCGGGCAGGTCGCCGCGCGCGCCCTCGAGAAGCTGGCCTTCGAGGGGAACGTGGACGTCAAGAGCATTTCCGCCGCGGCCTAG
- a CDS encoding TetR/AcrR family transcriptional regulator, with translation MLRERLREETEQTLLEAAEQVFAEQGVLGTRIEDIAKRAGVAVGTLYNYFEDREGLLAALMTRRRTELVKLLDEVSEVSRGKPWLGEFEYFLRATLSHLEQHRRFFAILVQGELGTLPHTGTAEEPGGSGFDDVYACAKRLVQRGVAEGQLKPAFAALYPGLLLGMLRAAIVQERYMDTPAPLLGLVEPFRDFFLTGAGKER, from the coding sequence ATGCTCCGAGAGCGCCTGCGCGAGGAGACGGAACAGACCCTCCTCGAGGCGGCCGAGCAGGTCTTCGCCGAGCAGGGCGTGCTCGGCACGCGCATCGAGGACATCGCGAAGCGCGCGGGCGTGGCCGTGGGCACGCTCTACAACTACTTCGAGGATCGCGAGGGGCTGCTCGCCGCGCTCATGACCCGCCGGCGCACGGAGCTGGTGAAGCTCCTCGACGAGGTGAGCGAGGTGAGCCGGGGCAAACCCTGGCTCGGGGAGTTCGAGTACTTCCTGCGCGCCACGCTCTCGCACCTGGAGCAGCACCGGCGCTTCTTCGCCATCCTGGTCCAGGGCGAGTTGGGCACCCTGCCCCACACCGGCACGGCGGAGGAGCCGGGCGGCTCGGGCTTCGATGACGTGTATGCCTGCGCGAAGCGGCTCGTCCAGCGCGGCGTGGCCGAGGGCCAGCTCAAGCCCGCCTTCGCGGCGCTCTACCCGGGGCTGCTGCTCGGCATGCTGCGCGCCGCCATCGTCCAGGAGCGCTACATGGACACGCCCGCGCCGCTGCTCGGGCTGGTGGAACCCTTTCGCGACTTCTTCCTGACGGGGGCGGGGAAGGAGCGCTGA
- a CDS encoding NADPH-dependent F420 reductase: MDEDKRRKQNMKIGIIGAGSIGKTLARNLAAAGHDVKVANSRGPETIEAEALSTGARAVTTAETVEGVDVVILSIPLFKMPTLKPLISALPSETVVIDTSNYYPGRDSRIEALDKGQVESEWVQEQIGHPIAKAWNMILSESLAEKNHPAGHPDRLAIAVAADREREQNIAAELVEATGFDAYHAGSIGDSWRFQPGAPGYCTELKLGELPAALAVTERSRLPARRDFAMAIIGERLSDGKSVLEPGYIARLNRLLYT, from the coding sequence ATTGACGAAGACAAAAGGAGAAAGCAGAACATGAAGATTGGAATCATCGGCGCCGGCTCCATTGGCAAGACCCTGGCGCGCAATCTGGCCGCGGCTGGCCATGACGTGAAGGTGGCCAACTCGCGCGGTCCGGAGACCATCGAGGCCGAGGCGCTGTCCACCGGAGCGCGCGCGGTCACCACGGCGGAGACCGTCGAGGGCGTCGACGTCGTGATCTTGTCGATTCCGCTTTTCAAGATGCCAACGCTCAAGCCTCTCATCTCCGCACTCCCGAGTGAGACCGTTGTTATCGACACATCGAACTACTACCCAGGGCGCGATAGCAGGATTGAAGCGCTCGATAAGGGGCAGGTGGAAAGCGAGTGGGTTCAAGAACAGATCGGCCACCCAATCGCGAAAGCGTGGAACATGATTCTTTCTGAATCACTAGCGGAGAAAAACCATCCGGCTGGACATCCCGACCGACTGGCGATCGCAGTCGCTGCCGACAGAGAGCGTGAGCAGAACATCGCAGCCGAACTCGTCGAGGCAACAGGCTTTGACGCTTACCACGCGGGCTCAATCGGCGATTCATGGAGATTTCAGCCAGGCGCACCCGGTTACTGCACTGAATTGAAACTCGGTGAGTTGCCAGCTGCGCTTGCGGTGACTGAACGCTCTCGCCTGCCCGCGCGCCGAGACTTTGCGATGGCGATCATCGGCGAGCGATTGAGCGACGGAAAGTCAGTTCTTGAACCGGGCTACATCGCTCGGCTGAACCGGCTTTTGTACACGTAA
- a CDS encoding nitroreductase: protein MSITALSTNGLVESNGGPSQTLSFEETVRTRRSFRQFLPTPVPDAQILQVLEDAQRSPSNCNTQPWNTHIVSGERIAGLGRLLTAENEAQRFTPDFTFDMECFYGAYGERRRAHGKTFYEAMGVAREDRAGRDKASASNYSFFGAPHAALLFMPSFGDNVRVAGDIGMYGQTFLLSLAARGLGGIPQTSIGFFAQTIREYLGISDELKLMFAISFGYPDYSAPVNGIRMGRVPVSESVTFHR from the coding sequence ATGTCAATCACAGCACTGTCCACAAACGGTCTCGTCGAATCCAACGGCGGACCGTCGCAGACGCTCTCCTTCGAGGAGACGGTACGCACGCGCCGCTCGTTTCGCCAATTCTTGCCGACGCCCGTTCCCGACGCTCAGATCCTGCAGGTCTTGGAAGACGCGCAACGCTCTCCATCCAACTGCAACACGCAGCCGTGGAACACGCACATCGTCTCGGGCGAGAGGATCGCCGGGTTGGGTCGGTTGCTGACCGCGGAGAACGAGGCGCAGCGCTTCACGCCGGACTTCACCTTCGACATGGAGTGCTTCTACGGCGCGTACGGCGAGCGCCGACGCGCGCACGGGAAGACGTTCTACGAGGCGATGGGCGTGGCGCGCGAGGACCGGGCCGGTCGCGACAAGGCCTCCGCGAGCAACTACTCGTTCTTCGGCGCTCCGCACGCCGCCCTGCTGTTCATGCCGTCCTTCGGAGACAATGTGCGCGTCGCGGGCGACATTGGAATGTACGGCCAGACGTTCCTGCTGTCCTTGGCGGCTCGCGGTCTGGGAGGCATTCCGCAGACCTCCATCGGCTTCTTCGCGCAGACCATCCGCGAGTACCTCGGCATCTCCGACGAACTCAAGCTGATGTTCGCCATCTCCTTCGGCTATCCGGACTATTCGGCGCCGGTCAACGGCATTCGAATGGGGCGCGTGCCCGTCTCGGAGAGCGTGACCTTCCACAGGTAG
- a CDS encoding TetR/AcrR family transcriptional regulator, protein MRRTRRVLRDALLGLLRERDFGAITVRDLTTRAGVNRVTFYLHYRAKEELLVQTMREVLDELDAEARRNEGLWPKAPGLPPELLVRWFEHAAAHAEFYRLMFGRAGAGRFDTYLRRHVERLMTPVVEKHFRQEVSSAPLAIRSRFLASAYLGVLESWLEDMRHTPEEMAIWLWALTRPLLWQEDAGERR, encoded by the coding sequence GTGCGGCGCACACGCCGCGTCCTGCGGGACGCGCTGCTGGGCCTGCTGAGGGAGAGGGACTTCGGCGCCATCACCGTGCGGGATCTGACCACACGGGCCGGGGTCAACCGCGTCACCTTCTACCTGCACTATCGCGCCAAGGAGGAGCTGCTCGTACAGACGATGCGGGAGGTGCTGGACGAGCTGGACGCGGAGGCGCGGCGGAACGAGGGTCTGTGGCCCAAGGCACCGGGGCTGCCGCCGGAGCTCCTCGTACGTTGGTTCGAGCATGCCGCCGCGCACGCGGAGTTCTACCGGCTCATGTTCGGCCGGGCGGGGGCGGGGCGCTTCGACACGTACCTGCGGCGGCATGTGGAGCGGCTGATGACTCCCGTCGTCGAGAAGCACTTCCGGCAGGAAGTGAGCAGTGCGCCGCTCGCCATCCGCAGCCGCTTCCTGGCCTCGGCATATCTGGGGGTGCTCGAGTCCTGGCTGGAGGACATGCGCCACACCCCCGAGGAGATGGCCATCTGGCTGTGGGCGCTCACCCGGCCCTTGTTGTGGCAGGAGGACGCCGGGGAGCGGCGATGA
- a CDS encoding MBL fold metallo-hydrolase: MSALLVGEHRPWRPAPAFVIEHPREGLIVFDCGLSTSVAREGESALPVPMRWLFESRGREGRTLDAQMREAGLEPARARWVIISHLHDDHIGAAASFEGATFIGGLGTAGKVLGLSAPRWREVDFHDTRALPPFDASLDLFGDGSVVLLRGGGHAREDVMALLALPGGPVLLTGDAVVHREWLHSDDVERVAVDSQRAADVRNQVRALLVARPEVTLLPGHELQGAPGSRGDVTLHHPEWFKAEAWPLSH; encoded by the coding sequence ATGTCGGCGCTCCTGGTCGGTGAGCACCGCCCATGGCGGCCGGCTCCTGCCTTCGTGATCGAACATCCGCGAGAAGGGCTCATTGTGTTCGACTGCGGGCTCTCCACGTCCGTCGCCCGAGAGGGCGAGTCCGCTCTGCCTGTGCCGATGCGCTGGCTCTTCGAGAGCCGCGGACGCGAGGGAAGGACGCTCGACGCACAGATGCGAGAGGCCGGACTGGAGCCAGCCCGCGCCCGATGGGTCATCATCTCGCACCTGCACGACGATCACATTGGCGCCGCCGCGTCCTTCGAGGGCGCGACCTTCATCGGTGGGCTGGGAACGGCCGGCAAGGTGCTGGGCCTGTCGGCGCCTCGTTGGCGCGAAGTGGACTTCCACGACACGCGCGCCCTCCCGCCTTTCGATGCCTCGCTCGACTTGTTCGGAGATGGCAGCGTCGTGCTGCTGCGTGGCGGTGGCCATGCGCGGGAGGACGTCATGGCTCTCCTCGCCCTACCGGGGGGGCCGGTGCTCCTCACCGGCGATGCCGTTGTTCACCGAGAATGGCTGCATTCTGACGACGTGGAGCGTGTCGCGGTGGACTCCCAGCGCGCGGCTGACGTGCGCAATCAAGTTCGTGCACTGCTGGTGGCTCGGCCTGAAGTCACCCTGCTCCCTGGGCACGAGCTCCAAGGCGCGCCTGGCTCCCGCGGGGATGTCACCCTTCATCATCCCGAGTGGTTCAAAGCGGAGGCTTGGCCGCTCTCCCATTGA
- a CDS encoding aldo/keto reductase codes for MSKDSNRRHHERRLHSYLERCDPSSTKSAATMQGGLPVEDEYLYRVVDALDEVAKETGKTVPQIALNWLLQRPTVANVIIGARNEEQLRQNLGAVGWNLTPEQVARLDVASTTTLAYPYFHQRGFTERNPSPVR; via the coding sequence GTGTCAAAGGACTCGAACCGGCGCCATCACGAGCGGCGCCTTCACTCCTATTTAGAGCGCTGTGATCCATCCAGCACGAAGTCGGCGGCGACGATGCAGGGCGGACTGCCGGTGGAGGACGAGTACCTCTACCGGGTGGTGGACGCGCTGGACGAGGTGGCCAAGGAGACGGGCAAGACGGTGCCGCAGATCGCCCTGAACTGGCTCTTGCAGCGGCCCACGGTGGCCAACGTCATCATCGGCGCGCGCAACGAGGAGCAGCTGCGGCAGAACCTCGGCGCCGTTGGCTGGAACCTGACGCCCGAGCAGGTGGCCCGGCTGGACGTCGCGAGCACCACGACGCTCGCCTACCCGTACTTCCACCAGCGCGGTTTCACCGAGCGCAATCCCTCTCCGGTGCGCTGA
- a CDS encoding cytochrome P450, with the protein MQSSDYNPFSAAVQADPYPYYTTLRDQGPVYFNEQFGWYIVSRYEDVVAIIKNPAVFSSVRAVVSPDKFDAAEQVAPQALRPVRRGVLIGEDPPTHTKNRGLVSKAFTPKRTAEMEPRIRQLVRELIARLPRSGEFDLIRDLAEPLPVIVIAEMLGVEPERRHDFKRWSDDAVATAYALVRGTDLSRIEDSAREMNAYMVQSLDARRREPREDLTQALLDNGVREGVLSVEDAVDFCRLLLLAGNETTTNLLGNGMRALLGQPDQVRKLTREPALIPNAVEEMLRYDSAAQALFRKTTREVEVAGTRIPAEASVLVLVGSANRDPRKFPEPDRFDVTRDIVGQVAFGHGIHFCLGASLARLEARVVLEELLTPDRQLSLVPDQQLKNVEHFLLRGLKSLRVRTEPAPASLANA; encoded by the coding sequence ATGCAATCCAGTGACTACAATCCGTTTTCAGCCGCCGTGCAGGCGGATCCCTATCCGTATTACACGACGCTCCGGGACCAGGGTCCGGTCTATTTCAACGAGCAGTTCGGCTGGTACATCGTCAGCCGTTACGAGGACGTCGTCGCCATCATCAAGAACCCGGCGGTCTTCTCCTCCGTGCGCGCCGTGGTGTCACCGGACAAGTTCGACGCGGCCGAGCAGGTGGCGCCCCAGGCCCTGCGCCCCGTACGCCGGGGGGTGCTCATCGGCGAGGACCCGCCCACCCACACGAAGAACCGGGGACTGGTGAGCAAGGCGTTCACCCCCAAGCGCACCGCGGAGATGGAGCCCCGCATCCGGCAGCTCGTCCGCGAACTCATCGCCCGGTTGCCCCGCTCGGGCGAGTTCGATCTCATCCGGGACCTGGCCGAGCCGCTGCCCGTCATCGTCATCGCGGAGATGCTGGGCGTGGAGCCCGAGCGCCGGCACGACTTCAAGCGATGGTCCGATGACGCCGTCGCCACCGCCTACGCCCTGGTCCGTGGCACGGACCTGTCCCGCATCGAGGACAGCGCCCGCGAGATGAATGCCTACATGGTCCAGTCCCTGGACGCCCGACGCCGGGAGCCCCGGGAGGATCTCACCCAGGCGCTGCTCGACAACGGCGTGCGCGAGGGCGTGCTCTCGGTGGAGGACGCGGTCGACTTCTGCCGGCTGCTGCTCTTGGCGGGCAACGAGACCACGACCAACCTGCTCGGCAATGGCATGCGCGCGCTACTCGGCCAGCCCGACCAGGTGCGCAAGCTCACGCGCGAGCCCGCGCTCATCCCCAACGCCGTGGAGGAGATGCTGCGCTACGACTCGGCCGCGCAGGCGCTCTTCCGCAAGACGACCCGCGAGGTGGAGGTGGCCGGCACGCGCATCCCCGCGGAAGCGAGCGTCCTCGTGCTCGTGGGCTCGGCCAACCGCGACCCGCGCAAGTTCCCGGAGCCGGACCGCTTCGACGTGACGCGCGACATCGTGGGCCAGGTCGCCTTCGGCCATGGCATCCACTTCTGCCTCGGGGCGTCCCTGGCGCGGCTGGAGGCCCGCGTGGTGCTGGAGGAGCTGCTCACCCCGGACCGCCAGCTCTCCCTCGTTCCCGACCAGCAGCTCAAGAACGTGGAGCACTTCCTCCTCCGGGGCCTCAAGTCCCTGCGCGTGCGCACCGAGCCCGCCCCGGCCTCCCTCGCGAACGCCTGA
- a CDS encoding S8 family serine peptidase, with amino-acid sequence MHKPAWKNLMFIGGLTLLPACGSPSLDATGDLGQTADLALKTGTQESALDAASTPGGKFRKSADAIPGQYIVVLKAATLGASRVPEVAQALALQRGATVLQTYSHALRGFTVQANEAAARALAARPEVDFVVEDGEVHAMATQSNATWGLDRIDQLKLPLNGSYSYNGTGAGVHAYIIDSGIMTSHPDFGGRASGDFTAINDGYGATDCNGHGTHVAGTVGGTTWGVAKGVRLHSVRVLGCNASGSLSGIISGLDWVAANHVKPAVANMSLGGTTNDALDAAVRNTIAAGVTIVVAAGNNSPTIDACYISPARVADAITVGSVDSTDSRFLGNSQVYQGSNFGPCLDVFAPGVNIVSAALNGTSRPETGTSMASPHVAGAAALYLQSNPGASPATVAAAIVINSPDNKVSNAGSGSTTRLLYSNPPPACGTLSSGQALAPGQTLWSCDGKLWLAHQTDGNVVLYDQKGALWNTGTWGKVTSTFVMQTDGNLVLYPSSMSALWNTTTGNNAGATLWMQQDCNLVVYSASGSPLWASYTTCR; translated from the coding sequence TTGCATAAACCCGCTTGGAAGAACCTGATGTTCATCGGTGGCCTCACCCTCCTGCCCGCATGCGGGAGCCCGTCCCTCGACGCCACCGGGGACCTGGGACAGACGGCAGACCTCGCCCTGAAGACCGGCACGCAGGAGTCCGCGCTTGACGCGGCCTCCACTCCCGGGGGCAAGTTCCGCAAATCCGCCGATGCCATCCCCGGGCAATACATCGTCGTGCTGAAGGCCGCCACCCTCGGTGCCTCCAGGGTTCCCGAGGTCGCCCAGGCGCTCGCCCTCCAGCGTGGCGCCACCGTCCTCCAGACGTACTCCCACGCGCTGCGCGGCTTCACGGTGCAGGCCAACGAGGCGGCGGCGCGCGCACTCGCGGCCAGGCCCGAAGTGGACTTCGTGGTGGAGGATGGCGAGGTTCACGCCATGGCAACCCAGTCCAATGCGACGTGGGGCCTGGACCGCATCGATCAGCTCAAGCTGCCGTTGAACGGCAGCTATAGCTACAACGGCACCGGCGCCGGGGTGCATGCGTACATCATCGACTCGGGCATCATGACGAGCCACCCGGACTTCGGTGGCCGGGCCTCGGGGGACTTCACCGCGATCAACGATGGCTATGGAGCCACTGACTGCAATGGACACGGCACGCACGTGGCCGGCACGGTGGGCGGCACCACCTGGGGCGTGGCCAAGGGCGTCCGGCTCCACTCCGTGCGCGTCCTCGGCTGCAATGCAAGCGGCTCCCTCTCGGGCATCATCTCGGGCCTGGATTGGGTGGCGGCCAATCACGTCAAGCCCGCGGTGGCCAACATGAGCCTGGGAGGCACCACCAACGACGCATTGGACGCCGCGGTGCGCAATACCATCGCCGCGGGTGTCACCATCGTCGTCGCCGCGGGCAACAATTCCCCAACCATTGACGCGTGCTACATTTCGCCCGCGCGTGTCGCCGATGCCATCACCGTTGGCTCCGTCGACAGCACGGACTCCAGGTTCCTCGGGAACTCGCAGGTTTATCAGGGCTCCAACTTTGGCCCCTGCCTGGACGTCTTCGCTCCGGGGGTCAACATCGTCTCCGCCGCTCTCAACGGCACCTCCCGGCCGGAGACCGGCACGTCCATGGCCTCCCCGCACGTGGCCGGCGCGGCGGCGCTGTACCTCCAGAGCAACCCGGGCGCTTCTCCCGCCACGGTGGCCGCGGCGATTGTCATCAACTCCCCGGACAACAAGGTGAGCAACGCGGGCAGCGGTTCCACCACCCGCCTGCTCTACAGCAATCCGCCTCCCGCTTGTGGGACTCTGAGCAGTGGCCAGGCGCTCGCGCCCGGACAGACGCTCTGGTCTTGCGACGGCAAGCTCTGGCTCGCCCACCAGACCGACGGGAACGTGGTGCTCTACGACCAGAAGGGTGCGCTCTGGAACACGGGCACCTGGGGCAAGGTCACCTCGACCTTCGTCATGCAGACGGATGGAAACCTCGTGCTGTATCCGAGCTCGATGAGTGCGCTCTGGAATACGACCACCGGGAACAATGCGGGCGCCACCCTGTGGATGCAGCAGGATTGCAACCTCGTGGTGTACAGCGCCAGCGGCTCGCCGCTGTGGGCGAGCTACACCACCTGCCGGTAG
- a CDS encoding MarR family winged helix-turn-helix transcriptional regulator: MGAQLSFALYGAANRIIRLHRPFLEPLGLTYPQFLVMLALYESVPRTVGELGNELGMDNGTLTPLLKRLVSAGLVTRTRDERDERRVLIALTKAGEGLRGAVCSVPEKIKTACKLSDEDIIALRDTLNGLGIAPTDNASEPITD; the protein is encoded by the coding sequence GTGGGGGCGCAGCTCTCGTTCGCGCTGTACGGCGCCGCCAACCGGATCATTCGCCTTCACCGGCCCTTCTTGGAGCCTTTGGGGCTCACCTACCCGCAGTTTCTCGTCATGCTCGCGCTCTACGAGAGCGTTCCCCGAACGGTCGGAGAGCTGGGAAACGAGCTTGGCATGGACAACGGGACGCTGACGCCCCTGCTCAAGCGGCTCGTGAGCGCGGGGCTGGTGACCCGAACGAGGGACGAACGCGACGAGCGGCGCGTGTTGATCGCTCTCACCAAGGCGGGTGAGGGCCTCCGGGGGGCGGTGTGTTCCGTGCCGGAGAAGATCAAGACCGCCTGCAAGCTCTCCGACGAAGACATAATCGCCCTCCGCGACACCTTGAACGGTCTTGGCATCGCCCCTACGGACAACGCTTCCGAGCCCATCACCGACTAA